A single Flavobacterium sp. 1 DNA region contains:
- a CDS encoding ABC transporter ATP-binding protein, which yields MSNILEVSKVVKQYGDYVALNEISLTVPKGSIYGLLGPNGAGKTSLIRIINQITMPDSGEVILDGEKLQPKHIQYIGYLPEERGLYSTMKVGEQCLYLAQMKGLSKAEAKKQLEYWFDRLGIQGWWNKKIQELSKGMAQKIQFVVCVLHKPKLLIFDEPFSGFDPVNANVIKDEILALKEDGATIIFSTHRMESVEELCDHIALIHKSNKLIEGKLIDVKRQFKTNSFEVGILSDNVEGLMFDITQKFKVGQANFKSLNDEIKLEIQLGNASPNELLHALTQRGQVTHFVEKIPSVNDIFIQTVTENKNQ from the coding sequence ATGAGTAACATACTTGAAGTAAGTAAAGTAGTAAAGCAATATGGTGATTATGTAGCGCTTAACGAGATATCATTAACAGTACCCAAAGGAAGCATATATGGGCTTCTTGGCCCAAATGGAGCAGGGAAAACTTCCTTAATTCGAATTATCAATCAGATAACAATGCCAGATAGTGGTGAAGTTATCCTTGATGGAGAAAAATTGCAGCCCAAACACATACAATACATCGGATATCTTCCCGAAGAAAGAGGATTGTACAGCACTATGAAAGTAGGGGAGCAATGTCTGTATTTGGCTCAAATGAAAGGGTTGTCCAAAGCCGAGGCCAAAAAACAGCTCGAATATTGGTTTGATCGCCTAGGAATTCAAGGCTGGTGGAACAAGAAAATTCAGGAATTATCTAAAGGTATGGCGCAAAAAATCCAGTTTGTGGTCTGCGTTTTGCATAAGCCTAAATTATTGATTTTTGATGAGCCTTTTTCTGGATTTGATCCAGTAAATGCCAATGTGATCAAGGATGAAATTTTAGCCTTAAAAGAGGATGGCGCAACTATTATTTTTTCGACTCACAGAATGGAAAGCGTAGAGGAATTGTGCGATCATATTGCATTGATTCATAAATCAAATAAGCTGATAGAAGGTAAATTAATTGATGTAAAAAGACAATTCAAGACAAACAGTTTTGAAGTAGGGATATTGTCAGACAATGTTGAAGGGCTAATGTTTGACATTACTCAGAAATTTAAAGTTGGTCAGGCTAATTTCAAATCTTTAAACGATGAAATAAAATTAGAGATTCAACTTGGAAATGCTTCACCAAATGAATTACTGCATGCTTTGACACAGCGTGGTCAGGTGACCCATTTTGTCGAAAAAATTCCTAGTGTAAATGATATTTTCATCCAAACAGTAACAGAAAACAAGAATCAATAG